The Cinclus cinclus chromosome 3, bCinCin1.1, whole genome shotgun sequence genome has a window encoding:
- the LOC134042336 gene encoding serine/threonine-protein kinase pim-1-like, protein AEKPPLEQLYREGPLLGSGGFGSVYAGTRLADGVPVAIKRVSRDRVLEWARLHDGALVPLELVLLWMASWPGFRGIVRLLDWFELPNGFALVMERPERCQDLWHLLHAGGFLPEPVARALFRQVLGAVRHCTSRGVLHRDIKAENVLVDLATGEAKLIDFGCGTILQDGFYTQMAGTREYYPPEWILFGRYHGQPATIWSLGILLYQLVCRHLPFKSREDIVRGQLFFPPRVSQECQHLIRWCLSMDPADRPSLDD, encoded by the exons gcggagaagcctcccctggagcagctgtaccgggagggcccgctgctggggagcggcggcttcggcagcgtttacgccgggacccggctcgccgacGGCGTTCCG gtggccatcaagcgagtgtcccgggaccgcgtcttggagtgggcgcggctg cacgacggcgcccttgtgcccctggagctggtgctgctctggatggcgtCGTGGCCCGGCTTCCGCGGCATCGTGCGGCTCCTGGACTGGTTCGAGCTGCCCAACGGCTTCGCGCTggtcatggagcgtccggagcgctgtcaggacctctggcacctgctgcacgcgggggggttcctgccagagcccgtggcgcgggcgctgttccggcaggtgctgggggccgtgcggcactgcaccagccgcggcgtcctgcaccgcgacatcaaggccgagaacgtgctcgttgacctggccaccggcgaggcgaagctcatcgacttcggctgCGGCACGATCCTGCAGGACGGCTTCTACACCCAGATGGCCG gaacgcgggagtactacccaccggagtggatcctctttggccgctaccatggccagccagccaccatctggtccctgggcatcctgctctatcagctggtgtgcaggcaccttcctttcaaaagcagagaggacatcgtccggggacagctcttcttcccgccccgggtgtctcaag agtgccagcacctgatcaggtggtgcttatccatggaccctgcagacaggccatccttggatgac